CAGGTCGTAGCCCGACGCCTCGCCCTCGAGCAGCGCCGCCATCAGTGCGTGCCGCAGCGCCATACTCAACTAGTTGATTGCTTCGCGCTGGATCCGGTCGAACTGCGCCGCCATCGCCTCGGCCAGCGCCTGCGCCGCCGACAGCGGGCGGACCATCACCGTGAACTCGTCGATCAGGCCGTGTTCGTCCAGGTGCAGGAAGTCGCAGCCCTCGACCCGCACGTCGCCGATCCGGGCTTCGAAGACGAGCGCGTGGTCCCGGCCTTCGCCGCCGGT
This window of the Amycolatopsis balhimycina FH 1894 genome carries:
- a CDS encoding nuclear transport factor 2 family protein, with amino-acid sequence MSSFRKAVEARDPDAMAATLAENVVFRSPVAFKPYPGKAITAAILRGVLRVFEDFRYVRELTGGEGRDHALVFEARIGDVRVEGCDFLHLDEHGLIDEFTVMVRPLSAAQALAEAMAAQFDRIQREAIN